From a region of the Geothrix sp. 21YS21S-2 genome:
- a CDS encoding 6-phosphogluconolactonase: MVDVVRTGTPLPEAAALLREALEALPRPRLGVSGGSAAAVLGLARAALGPRWRQVRLTWVDERRVPFSDPDSNRGEAYRLGFLDPADPPAAELPLFLDGETAPGACRRVEAALDADFGGGLDVLLLGLGEDGHSASLFPGRPWPPDRVHAVDASPKPPPGRMTLGRDLLAAVPVAILMASGAAKAPALRRLLQGDPALPASGFRGLTVVTDLQGVTHE, translated from the coding sequence ATGGTTGACGTGGTCCGCACCGGAACGCCCCTGCCGGAGGCCGCCGCCCTCCTGCGCGAGGCCCTGGAGGCCCTGCCCCGGCCGCGCCTGGGGGTCTCGGGCGGCAGCGCCGCGGCGGTGCTGGGGCTGGCCCGCGCGGCCCTGGGGCCCCGGTGGCGCCAGGTGCGCCTGACCTGGGTGGACGAGCGGCGGGTGCCCTTTTCCGACCCGGACTCCAACCGGGGCGAGGCCTACCGGCTGGGCTTCCTGGACCCCGCCGATCCGCCGGCCGCGGAACTGCCCCTGTTCCTGGACGGGGAGACCGCGCCCGGGGCCTGCCGCCGGGTGGAGGCGGCCCTGGACGCGGACTTCGGGGGGGGCCTGGACGTGCTGCTCCTGGGCCTGGGGGAGGACGGCCATTCGGCGTCCCTCTTTCCCGGCCGCCCCTGGCCCCCGGACCGGGTCCACGCCGTGGACGCGAGCCCCAAGCCGCCCCCCGGCCGCATGACCCTGGGCCGGGACCTGCTGGCCGCCGTCCCCGTCGCCATCCTGATGGCGTCGGGCGCCGCCAAGGCGCCGGCCCTGCGCAGGCTGCTCCAGGGGGACCCCGCCCTGCCCGCCAGCGGCTTCCGGGGCCTGACGGTGGTCACCGATCTGCAAGGAGTTACCCATGAATAG
- a CDS encoding adenine phosphoribosyltransferase gives MTLKSLIRTIPDYPKPGIQFRDVTTLMKNPEGFGRAIDLLAERYREQAVHLVAGIESRGFIVGAALAHHLGAGFVPIRKKGKLPGPVIHEDYALEYGTDRIEIHEDAIVPGERVLLVDDLIATGGTAEAALKLIERLGGVVVETAFLVDLPDLGGRRRLEAMGHKVFTLTEFEGD, from the coding sequence ATGACCCTCAAGTCCCTCATCCGCACCATTCCCGACTACCCCAAGCCGGGGATCCAGTTCCGGGACGTCACGACCCTGATGAAGAACCCCGAGGGGTTCGGCCGCGCCATCGACCTCCTTGCGGAGCGGTACCGGGAGCAGGCCGTCCACCTCGTGGCGGGCATCGAGTCCCGGGGCTTCATCGTCGGCGCCGCCCTGGCCCACCACCTGGGCGCGGGCTTCGTGCCCATCCGCAAGAAGGGCAAGCTCCCCGGGCCCGTGATCCACGAGGACTACGCCCTGGAATACGGCACCGACCGCATCGAGATCCACGAGGACGCCATCGTCCCCGGGGAGCGGGTCCTGCTGGTGGACGACCTCATCGCCACGGGCGGCACCGCCGAGGCCGCCCTGAAGCTGATCGAAAGGCTGGGCGGGGTCGTCGTGGAGACCGCGTTCCTGGTGGATCTGCCCGACCTCGGAGGCCGCCGGCGCCTGGAGGCCATGGGCCACAAGGTCTTCACGCTTACGGAGTTCGAAGGGGACTGA
- the gndA gene encoding NADP-dependent phosphogluconate dehydrogenase, translating into MNSEIGVIGLGVMGANLARNLAGRGYAVAGYDRNPEAGRKLAADHPEAGIAVAETPEAFVASLERPRRILLMVNAGPAVDAVIAQLDPLLEAGDVLADAGNSHFTDTDRRIGAERAWSFMGMGVSGGEEGALKGPAIMPGGDHAAFETLRPYLEAMAARSASGPCVAYCGAGSAGHFVKMVHNGIEYGDMQLIAETAFLLRRGLGLTAPGAAQVFEDWNRGELDSYLVEITARILRTPDPQSSGFLVDAILDQAGQKGTGAWTVLAAAEAGVPIPTIAAAVEARSLSSARPRRLAAAGLFPAEAAALPGISLDDLRDALYASKIASYAQGFDLLRAASASRGYGTELSEMARIWTAGCIIRARFLEDVREAFLKPPVPDLLAFAPFFAGELRRREPAWRRVVSAGVLAGLPIPGLSASLAWFDTLREGRGTASMIQAQRDFFGAHTYERFDRPGVAVHTQWT; encoded by the coding sequence ATGAATAGCGAAATCGGCGTCATCGGACTGGGCGTCATGGGCGCCAACCTCGCCCGGAACCTCGCCGGCCGCGGCTACGCGGTGGCCGGCTACGACCGCAACCCCGAAGCGGGCCGGAAGCTGGCCGCGGACCACCCCGAGGCCGGCATCGCGGTGGCGGAGACGCCGGAGGCCTTCGTGGCCTCCCTGGAGCGCCCCAGGAGGATCCTCCTCATGGTGAACGCCGGCCCCGCCGTGGACGCCGTCATCGCCCAGCTGGACCCCCTGCTGGAGGCCGGCGACGTGCTTGCGGACGCCGGCAACAGCCACTTCACCGACACCGACCGGCGCATCGGAGCGGAACGGGCCTGGTCCTTCATGGGCATGGGCGTCTCCGGCGGCGAGGAGGGCGCCCTGAAGGGCCCGGCCATCATGCCCGGCGGGGACCATGCGGCCTTCGAGACCCTTCGCCCCTACCTGGAGGCCATGGCCGCCCGCTCCGCCTCCGGCCCCTGCGTGGCGTACTGCGGCGCGGGCTCCGCGGGCCACTTCGTCAAGATGGTCCACAACGGCATCGAGTACGGCGACATGCAGCTCATCGCCGAGACCGCCTTCCTCCTGCGCCGGGGCCTGGGCCTGACCGCGCCCGGCGCCGCGCAGGTCTTCGAGGACTGGAACCGCGGGGAGCTGGACAGCTACCTGGTGGAGATCACCGCCCGCATCCTGCGCACCCCCGACCCCCAGAGCTCCGGCTTCCTGGTGGACGCCATCCTCGACCAGGCCGGCCAGAAGGGCACCGGCGCCTGGACGGTGCTGGCCGCCGCCGAAGCGGGCGTCCCCATCCCCACCATCGCCGCCGCCGTGGAGGCCCGGAGCCTCAGCTCCGCCCGCCCGCGCCGCCTGGCCGCGGCCGGCCTCTTCCCCGCCGAGGCCGCAGCCCTGCCCGGGATCTCCCTGGACGACCTGCGGGACGCCCTCTACGCCTCCAAGATCGCCAGCTACGCCCAGGGCTTCGACCTCCTGCGCGCCGCCAGCGCGAGCCGCGGCTACGGCACCGAGCTTTCCGAAATGGCCCGCATCTGGACCGCCGGCTGCATCATCCGCGCCCGGTTCCTGGAGGACGTGCGCGAGGCGTTCCTGAAGCCCCCCGTCCCGGACCTGCTGGCCTTCGCCCCCTTCTTCGCCGGGGAGCTGCGCCGGCGGGAACCCGCGTGGCGCCGGGTGGTGTCGGCGGGGGTGCTCGCGGGCCTGCCCATTCCGGGCCTGTCGGCCTCCCTGGCCTGGTTCGACACCCTGCGGGAGGGGCGCGGCACCGCGTCGATGATCCAGGCGCAGAGGGACTTCTTCGGGGCGCACACCTACGAGCGCTTCGACCGGCCGGGGGTGGCCGTGCACACGCAGTGGACGTGA
- the zwf gene encoding glucose-6-phosphate dehydrogenase, with amino-acid sequence MKQLVQIVIFGASGDLAVRKLVPALLALAAKGAANLQLVGTARRPYTDGEFRATLRERLAPGEQTALDAFAERVHYVQGDAEADLQPLERRLAELAGGAPAGRIFYLSLKPDLFVPVLENLGRTGLLEGDPWRRVIVEKPFGHDLASARALNGTLHRVAREGQIYRIDHYLGKETVQNLFAFRFNNAIFEPLWNRRHIELVQITVAEELGVEKGRAGYYDSVGALRDMVQNHMLQILALIAMEPPSSLDPETLRDQKVAALKALRFPDGDPAVRARYTAGESDGRPVPGYLQEEGVGPDSQAETFVALRAEVANWRWGGVPFLLRHGKRMPKRFTEVKVQFRVPPIQLFDAFAGAPAVEGMACQLRPNHLTLSVQPREAMALGFGVKVPGPGMVMTPAELAFDYHDRFGGQTAPAYERLLLDAINGDPSLFLRNDEVEAAWSAVDTIRAQPLLEYPAGTWGPAEADRLFHGCEGGWSHG; translated from the coding sequence ATGAAGCAGCTCGTCCAGATCGTCATCTTCGGGGCCAGCGGAGACCTGGCGGTGCGGAAACTGGTGCCGGCGCTCCTGGCCCTGGCGGCCAAGGGCGCCGCGAACCTGCAGCTTGTGGGCACGGCCCGCAGGCCCTACACCGACGGCGAGTTCCGGGCCACCCTCCGGGAGCGGCTCGCGCCCGGTGAGCAGACGGCCCTCGACGCCTTCGCGGAAAGGGTCCACTACGTGCAGGGGGACGCGGAGGCCGACCTCCAGCCCCTCGAAAGGCGCCTGGCCGAACTCGCCGGGGGCGCCCCGGCGGGCCGGATCTTCTACCTCTCCCTGAAGCCGGACCTCTTCGTGCCGGTGCTGGAGAACCTGGGCCGGACCGGCCTCCTCGAGGGCGATCCCTGGCGGCGGGTGATCGTCGAGAAGCCCTTCGGCCACGACCTCGCCTCGGCCCGGGCCCTGAACGGGACCCTCCACCGGGTGGCCCGGGAGGGGCAGATCTACCGGATCGATCATTACCTGGGCAAGGAAACCGTCCAGAACCTCTTCGCCTTCCGCTTCAACAACGCGATCTTCGAGCCCCTGTGGAACCGCCGCCACATCGAGCTGGTGCAGATCACGGTGGCCGAGGAGCTGGGGGTGGAGAAGGGCCGGGCCGGCTACTACGACTCGGTGGGCGCCCTGCGCGACATGGTGCAGAACCACATGCTCCAGATCCTCGCCCTGATCGCCATGGAGCCCCCCTCGTCCCTGGACCCCGAGACCCTGCGGGACCAGAAGGTGGCCGCCCTCAAGGCCCTGCGCTTCCCCGACGGCGACCCAGCCGTGAGGGCGCGCTACACCGCGGGCGAGTCGGACGGCCGCCCCGTCCCGGGCTACCTCCAGGAGGAGGGGGTCGGGCCGGATTCGCAGGCCGAGACCTTCGTGGCCCTGCGCGCGGAAGTGGCGAACTGGCGCTGGGGAGGCGTGCCGTTCCTCCTGCGCCACGGCAAGCGCATGCCCAAGCGCTTCACTGAGGTGAAGGTGCAGTTCAGGGTGCCCCCCATCCAGCTCTTCGACGCCTTCGCCGGGGCCCCCGCGGTGGAGGGCATGGCCTGCCAGCTGCGTCCCAACCACCTCACGCTCAGCGTGCAGCCCCGGGAGGCCATGGCCCTGGGCTTCGGCGTGAAGGTGCCCGGCCCCGGCATGGTCATGACGCCGGCGGAACTGGCCTTCGATTACCACGACCGGTTCGGGGGGCAGACCGCCCCGGCCTACGAGCGCCTGCTCCTGGACGCCATCAACGGCGATCCCTCCCTCTTCCTGCGCAACGACGAGGTGGAGGCCGCCTGGAGCGCCGTGGACACCATCCGGGCCCAGCCGTTGCTGGAGTATCCCGCGGGCACCTGGGGGCCGGCCGAGGCGGACCGGCTCTTCCACGGCTGCGAAGGGGGCTGGTCCCATGGTTGA
- the secD gene encoding protein translocase subunit SecD, whose protein sequence is MLGICLVCAYFFIPFSKVRLGLDLKGGVHYELEVQGQEALAMDLEETRALLQDQFVEKGHPGAVVSLEEGALHVRGVSQPAASRVLAKAPGYASQDKAGHIVLVQKPDHQRALKKAANDRALQIIETRVNQFGVVEPEITRGGAEGNRIIVELPGVEEGDRDRIKRLLSTPGRLELRMLAKADRPYFPTKEEALAHFGGELPPGLDLCPEPEPERPAKGSQSARDPGPGAVRRWILLEQRTQFDGAAITDARQATSEMGLHEVQFSLNQAGAEANARVTGLAAEEGRLFAFVLDRKVVSVLSAREKILGGSVRISGQFSAEEAEDLALKLRSGALRASMKILEERVVGPSLGKDSIRLGLGSSALGFGVIVAFMVFWYRWSGVNAVIALAVNVIVMLGLLGSFRATLTLPGIAGFALTVGMAVDANILIFERIKEEMALGRAVPEAIRAGFDRVFWTIVDSHVTQLFAALLLFIFGTGPVKGFAVSLTVGVAASLFTSIYISRFIYDWLLERNPRAATLSIGVHDLFKGVAIDFMKYRKVALALSWGIILACTLVVKPWRTAGNEHIQLGMQFVGGTEMTVRFLAPVEAEDVRTALEKGGFPGATVVAYEHGEPGIREFSIKVKPQKQGDAAHQSDRVKAVLKAMDGDEAALPALNLEGSNALADRLAVANPLGLKGDEQAVRTAYEGFAGQVTGRREKLPAGLYRGFAELPAELPSAVRDLVEREYRPGKIGILKDESFSASISGEWTRKTLAAVAWAMAAILLYVVFRFTTAFAVGGIIALVHDMLMALALFAVLGYEFNVPVVASFLTLMGYSMADTIVVFDRIRENTHKPEYRHAPFTRIINDSINQTLSRTVLTSLSVLFVSVCLWLWGGPALRDLAFPLVVGVLTGTYSSIYIASPVVAWWQRFVPSQDRLAAS, encoded by the coding sequence GTGCTTGGCATCTGTCTGGTCTGTGCATATTTTTTCATTCCCTTTTCCAAGGTCCGGCTTGGTCTGGACTTGAAGGGAGGTGTCCACTATGAGCTCGAAGTCCAGGGGCAGGAGGCCCTGGCCATGGACCTCGAGGAGACGCGCGCCCTCCTGCAGGACCAGTTCGTCGAGAAGGGACACCCCGGTGCGGTCGTGTCCCTGGAGGAAGGCGCCCTTCACGTCCGGGGCGTCTCCCAGCCGGCGGCCTCCCGGGTCCTGGCCAAGGCCCCAGGCTATGCCTCCCAGGACAAGGCTGGGCATATCGTCCTGGTCCAGAAGCCCGACCATCAGCGCGCCCTCAAGAAGGCCGCCAACGACCGGGCCCTGCAGATCATCGAGACCCGGGTGAACCAGTTCGGCGTGGTGGAACCCGAGATCACCCGGGGCGGGGCCGAAGGCAACCGGATCATCGTGGAGCTTCCCGGGGTCGAGGAGGGGGACCGGGACCGCATCAAGCGGCTCCTGTCCACCCCGGGCCGCCTGGAGTTGCGGATGCTGGCCAAGGCGGACCGCCCGTACTTCCCCACGAAGGAGGAAGCCTTGGCCCACTTCGGCGGCGAACTGCCCCCCGGCCTGGACCTGTGTCCTGAGCCGGAGCCGGAACGTCCCGCGAAGGGTTCCCAGAGCGCCAGGGATCCCGGCCCCGGGGCCGTCCGAAGGTGGATCCTGCTGGAACAGCGGACCCAGTTCGACGGGGCGGCCATAACGGACGCCCGCCAGGCCACCAGCGAGATGGGCCTCCATGAAGTGCAGTTCAGCCTCAACCAGGCCGGGGCGGAGGCCAATGCCCGCGTCACGGGCCTGGCGGCGGAGGAAGGCAGGCTGTTCGCCTTTGTCCTGGATCGCAAGGTCGTCAGCGTACTGTCGGCACGGGAGAAGATCCTGGGCGGCTCGGTGCGGATCTCCGGCCAGTTCTCGGCGGAGGAGGCGGAGGACCTGGCCCTGAAGCTGCGGTCCGGGGCCCTGCGCGCCAGCATGAAGATCCTCGAGGAGCGGGTCGTGGGCCCGAGCCTTGGCAAGGACTCCATCCGGCTGGGCCTGGGGTCGTCGGCCCTGGGATTCGGCGTGATCGTGGCCTTCATGGTCTTCTGGTACCGCTGGTCGGGCGTGAACGCCGTGATCGCCCTGGCGGTGAACGTCATCGTCATGCTCGGGCTGCTGGGCAGCTTCAGGGCCACCCTGACCCTGCCCGGGATCGCGGGTTTCGCGTTGACGGTGGGCATGGCGGTGGACGCCAACATCCTGATCTTCGAGCGCATCAAGGAGGAGATGGCCCTGGGCAGGGCCGTGCCGGAGGCCATCCGCGCCGGCTTCGACCGGGTGTTCTGGACCATCGTGGACAGCCACGTGACCCAGCTGTTCGCGGCGCTGCTGCTGTTCATCTTCGGGACGGGGCCGGTGAAGGGCTTCGCGGTCTCCCTGACCGTAGGCGTGGCGGCCTCCCTGTTCACCAGCATCTACATCAGCCGCTTCATCTACGACTGGCTGCTGGAGAGGAACCCCAGGGCAGCCACCCTCAGCATCGGCGTGCATGACCTGTTCAAGGGCGTCGCCATCGACTTCATGAAATACAGGAAGGTGGCCTTGGCCCTGTCCTGGGGCATCATCCTCGCCTGCACCCTGGTGGTGAAGCCCTGGCGCACGGCGGGCAATGAGCATATCCAGCTGGGCATGCAGTTCGTGGGGGGTACGGAAATGACCGTGCGGTTCCTGGCCCCCGTGGAGGCCGAGGACGTGCGCACGGCCCTGGAAAAGGGGGGGTTCCCGGGGGCCACGGTGGTCGCCTATGAGCACGGCGAACCGGGCATCCGGGAGTTTTCGATCAAAGTGAAGCCCCAGAAGCAGGGTGACGCCGCCCATCAGTCCGACCGGGTCAAGGCCGTCCTGAAGGCCATGGACGGGGACGAGGCGGCGCTCCCGGCCCTGAACCTGGAGGGTTCCAATGCCCTCGCCGACCGTCTTGCCGTCGCCAATCCCCTGGGCCTGAAGGGGGACGAACAGGCCGTCAGGACCGCCTACGAGGGTTTCGCGGGGCAGGTCACGGGCCGGCGGGAAAAGCTGCCGGCGGGGCTGTACCGCGGCTTCGCGGAGCTTCCGGCGGAGCTCCCCTCGGCCGTCAGGGACCTGGTCGAACGGGAATACCGGCCCGGGAAGATCGGGATCCTCAAGGACGAGAGTTTTTCCGCCTCCATCTCCGGCGAGTGGACCCGCAAGACCCTGGCTGCCGTGGCCTGGGCCATGGCCGCAATCCTGCTGTACGTGGTGTTCCGCTTCACCACGGCCTTCGCGGTGGGCGGCATCATCGCGCTGGTGCACGACATGCTCATGGCGCTGGCCCTGTTCGCGGTGCTGGGGTACGAGTTCAATGTCCCGGTGGTGGCCAGCTTCCTGACCCTGATGGGCTATTCCATGGCCGACACGATCGTCGTGTTCGACCGGATCCGGGAGAACACCCACAAGCCCGAATACCGGCACGCGCCGTTCACCCGGATCATCAACGATTCCATCAACCAGACCCTGAGCCGGACCGTGCTGACCTCCCTTTCGGTCCTGTTCGTCAGCGTCTGCCTCTGGCTCTGGGGCGGTCCGGCCCTGCGCGACCTGGCCTTCCCGCTGGTCGTGGGGGTGCTGACAGGAACCTACAGTTCCATCTACATCGCCAGTCCCGTGGTGGCCTGGTGGCAGCGCTTCGTCCCGAGCCAGGACAGGCTCGCGGCGTCCTGA
- a CDS encoding RadC family protein, with product MKLHDLSQDQRPRERLFAGFGEHLSDAEVLALIWGSGLKGRSAVELGQAMLTTCGGLHGFLGLGLADWDRFPGIGPARAGQLWASLELARRARRRQDPPRLNSPRAAGDYLLPRSQGWTEERFGLLALNGRGALIADRILSHGLSNATLISPREFYREALRFGAVSAIGYHNHPSNDVNPSSEDRMLTRRLREAGRTLGVPLSDHLILGIDTFFSFRTAEGWGA from the coding sequence ATGAAATTACATGACCTTTCGCAGGACCAGCGGCCCCGCGAACGGCTTTTCGCCGGGTTTGGCGAGCATTTGAGTGATGCCGAGGTGCTGGCCCTGATCTGGGGATCCGGCCTGAAGGGCCGGAGCGCCGTTGAACTGGGCCAGGCCATGCTCACCACGTGCGGGGGGCTGCACGGCTTCCTCGGTCTCGGGCTTGCGGATTGGGACCGGTTCCCCGGGATCGGGCCCGCCAGGGCCGGTCAGTTATGGGCAAGCCTGGAGCTGGCGCGGCGGGCCCGCCGGAGGCAGGACCCGCCTCGCCTCAATTCGCCCAGGGCAGCGGGGGATTATCTGCTGCCGCGCAGCCAGGGCTGGACGGAGGAACGGTTCGGCCTGCTGGCTCTCAACGGCAGGGGCGCGCTGATCGCGGACCGGATCCTCAGCCACGGCCTGAGCAATGCCACCCTGATTTCCCCGCGCGAGTTCTACCGGGAAGCCCTTCGCTTCGGAGCCGTGTCCGCCATCGGGTACCACAACCACCCGAGCAACGACGTGAACCCGAGCAGCGAGGACCGGATGCTCACCCGCCGCCTGCGGGAAGCCGGCAGAACGCTGGGCGTCCCCCTTTCCGACCATCTGATCCTGGGGATCGACACCTTCTTCAGCTTCCGGACGGCGGAAGGGTGGGGCGCCTAG
- a CDS encoding ISL3 family transposase, whose translation MERFEPGEKGTRAQVWIELLGFGVHPRTCSGCQRKVSAVHDWSQREIRDLPVFDADTVLVVWRARVACPACGPKLEALDWLEPYARVTNRMAESVARMCKVMPIKRAAEHYGLHWGTVKDIDKAYLERTLEPARPGKVRLLMMDEFALHKGQSYATVFADTETRQVLWVGKGRGKADIRPFFEWLGKRRCRKIAAVAMDMSPTFEAEVRQHCPNAEIVLDQFHVLANFGKQVLDRIRVNEANRCRDDKAARELIKGAKWLLLGNWENLPNRESKTRLNALLEANQALMTAYVMKDALKALWGFKREGWARKAWENWLAMATSSGLPPLVRFAKNLAKRIEDILSHCRWHLNTSILEEINNKIKVLKRIAYGYRDEAYFFLKIRAAFPGNP comes from the coding sequence GTGGAAAGGTTCGAACCGGGGGAGAAGGGTACCCGCGCCCAGGTCTGGATCGAGTTGCTCGGCTTCGGTGTCCACCCTCGGACCTGCAGCGGCTGCCAGCGCAAGGTTTCAGCGGTGCACGACTGGTCCCAGCGAGAGATCCGGGACCTGCCCGTGTTCGACGCGGATACCGTGTTGGTGGTCTGGCGTGCCCGGGTGGCCTGCCCTGCCTGCGGACCCAAGCTGGAGGCCCTGGACTGGCTGGAACCCTATGCACGGGTCACCAACCGCATGGCCGAGAGTGTGGCCCGCATGTGCAAGGTCATGCCCATCAAGCGGGCTGCCGAGCATTATGGCCTCCACTGGGGCACAGTGAAGGACATCGACAAGGCCTATCTGGAGCGCACGCTGGAGCCAGCCAGACCAGGCAAGGTCCGGCTGCTCATGATGGACGAGTTCGCCCTCCATAAGGGGCAGAGCTACGCCACGGTGTTCGCCGATACCGAAACCCGCCAAGTGCTTTGGGTGGGCAAAGGCCGGGGCAAGGCGGATATCAGGCCCTTCTTCGAATGGCTCGGCAAGCGGCGGTGCCGCAAGATCGCGGCGGTGGCCATGGACATGTCCCCCACTTTCGAAGCGGAAGTCCGCCAACACTGCCCCAATGCCGAGATCGTCCTGGACCAGTTCCATGTCCTGGCCAATTTCGGAAAGCAGGTGCTCGACCGAATCCGGGTCAACGAGGCCAATCGGTGCCGGGACGACAAGGCCGCCCGGGAACTCATCAAGGGGGCCAAGTGGCTCCTGCTGGGCAACTGGGAGAACCTGCCCAACCGGGAGAGCAAGACCAGGCTCAACGCGCTCCTGGAGGCGAACCAAGCCCTCATGACGGCCTACGTCATGAAGGACGCCCTTAAGGCCCTGTGGGGCTTTAAGCGAGAGGGCTGGGCCCGGAAGGCCTGGGAGAACTGGCTGGCCATGGCCACCTCAAGCGGCCTGCCGCCTTTGGTACGTTTTGCGAAAAACCTGGCCAAGCGGATCGAGGACATCCTCTCGCACTGCCGGTGGCACCTGAACACCAGCATCCTGGAGGAGATCAACAACAAGATCAAGGTCCTGAAGCGGATCGCCTATGGGTACCGGGATGAGGCCTACTTCTTCCTCAAGATCCGTGCGGCCTTCCCCGGAAATCCGTGA
- a CDS encoding ABC transporter ATP-binding protein, whose translation MANPKTPTKINTRRAWREARELLYHHRKSLAIGLALMVVSRLAGLVLPASTKYLIDEVIGKHNSHLLLPLALAAGAATLVQAVAGYANSQVVSVAAQRAIMDMRQRVQDHILRLPIRYFDTTKSGIVIARVMNDAEGIRNLVGTGLIQLAGGLLTAVLALGVLFWLNWKLTLATLVFLAVFGGAMALAFNHLRPLFRKRSELTADITGRLGESVGGVRILKIYVAEDRESRIFAEGAEKLFRNVAGTITGMSAISAFSTAIIGVVGVLIMVVGGNAIFAGRMTLGDLIMYTFFVGLLAAPVVQIANIGTQVSEAFAGLDRIRETLDMPTEDQEDLARAPLPAMEGRVELDDVWFEYEKDTPVLRGISFQVPAGSTVALVGSSGSGKSTIIGLLMAFNHPQRGRVLVDGRDVMSVRLRDYRSKLGVVMQDNFLFDGTVADNIGFAKPGASRAEIEAVGAIAHVDEFVERFEAGYDTIVGERGVKLSGGQRQRVAIARAILADPRILILDEATSSLDSESEAMIRDGLRRLRTGRTTFVIAHRLSTIETADQILVVEGGEIVERGRHDELLALGGRYRQLHDRQQSSELDKFINPGEDFTVQGTVPA comes from the coding sequence ATGGCGAACCCGAAGACCCCCACCAAGATCAACACCCGCAGGGCCTGGAGGGAAGCGCGGGAGCTGCTCTACCACCACCGGAAGTCCCTGGCCATCGGCCTGGCCCTGATGGTCGTCAGCCGGCTCGCGGGCCTGGTCCTTCCGGCGAGCACCAAGTACCTGATCGACGAAGTGATCGGCAAGCACAACAGCCACCTCCTCCTGCCCCTGGCCCTGGCGGCGGGCGCGGCCACCCTGGTGCAGGCGGTGGCGGGCTACGCCAACTCCCAGGTGGTGTCCGTGGCCGCCCAGCGCGCCATCATGGACATGCGCCAGCGGGTTCAGGACCACATCCTGCGCCTTCCCATCCGCTACTTCGACACCACCAAGAGCGGCATCGTCATCGCCCGGGTCATGAACGACGCCGAGGGCATCCGCAACCTGGTGGGCACGGGCCTCATCCAGCTGGCGGGGGGCCTGCTCACGGCCGTGCTGGCCCTGGGGGTCCTGTTCTGGCTGAACTGGAAGCTCACCCTGGCCACCCTGGTGTTCCTGGCGGTCTTCGGGGGCGCCATGGCCCTGGCCTTCAACCACCTCAGGCCGCTATTCCGCAAGCGCAGCGAGCTCACCGCCGACATCACGGGGCGGCTGGGCGAGTCCGTGGGCGGCGTGCGGATCCTCAAGATCTACGTGGCCGAGGACCGGGAGTCGCGGATCTTCGCGGAGGGCGCCGAGAAGCTCTTCCGGAACGTGGCGGGCACCATCACCGGCATGAGCGCGATCTCGGCCTTCTCCACGGCCATCATCGGGGTGGTGGGCGTGCTCATCATGGTGGTGGGCGGCAACGCGATCTTCGCGGGGCGCATGACCCTGGGCGACCTGATCATGTACACCTTCTTCGTGGGGCTGCTGGCCGCGCCCGTCGTGCAGATCGCCAACATCGGCACCCAGGTGAGCGAGGCCTTCGCGGGCCTGGACCGCATCCGGGAGACCCTCGACATGCCCACCGAGGACCAGGAGGACCTGGCCCGGGCGCCCCTGCCCGCCATGGAGGGCCGGGTGGAGCTGGACGACGTCTGGTTCGAGTACGAGAAGGACACCCCCGTGCTGCGCGGCATCTCCTTCCAGGTGCCCGCGGGCTCCACCGTGGCCCTGGTGGGTTCCAGCGGCTCGGGCAAGAGCACCATCATCGGGCTCCTCATGGCCTTCAACCACCCCCAGCGGGGCCGGGTCCTGGTGGACGGCCGGGACGTCATGTCGGTGCGCCTGCGGGACTACCGCTCGAAGCTGGGCGTCGTGATGCAGGACAACTTCCTCTTCGACGGCACCGTGGCCGACAACATCGGCTTCGCCAAGCCGGGGGCATCGCGCGCGGAGATCGAGGCGGTGGGCGCCATCGCCCACGTGGACGAGTTTGTGGAGCGCTTCGAGGCAGGCTACGACACCATCGTCGGCGAGCGCGGCGTCAAGCTCTCCGGCGGCCAGCGCCAGCGGGTCGCCATCGCCCGGGCCATCCTGGCCGACCCGCGGATCCTCATCCTGGACGAGGCCACCTCGAGCCTGGACAGCGAGAGCGAGGCCATGATCCGCGACGGCCTGCGCCGGCTGCGCACGGGCCGCACCACCTTCGTCATCGCCCACCGCCTGAGCACCATCGAGACCGCCGACCAGATCCTCGTGGTGGAGGGGGGCGAGATCGTGGAGCGCGGCCGCCACGACGAGCTCCTGGCCCTGGGCGGGCGCTACCGCCAGCTCCACGACCGCCAGCAGAGCAGCGAGCTGGACAAGTTCATCAACCCGGGTGAGGACTTCACGGTGCAGGGCACCGTGCCGGCCTAG